TCAGGGTTGAGGGTAACCTGAGAATAATATGACCGctaaactgaaatgaaaacaatatctATTACGAGTAATTAAATGAATCTGAAACTATATTGCCTGGTTAAAAACTAATACACTGTCATTTTTGAGaactctttttgtgtctctgatCCACAGAAGTTGAGCAGACTTACAGTAACTTTCCAGGAGATGGCGCTGAACTGCAACCACTATTaatcccttttgttttttttaattaagaacaTGATTTTAATATTGTCTTAGGTAAAAGGCCATTTAATTGATGTGATGATGTAACTGGAGTACACAGGTTGAGGCCCTAATCAAAATAAGGAAACATTATGACCTCAGTGCAAAGGCTTTAAGGTTCCATCCAAGACATCCAGTCCAGTTTCAAAGTTTTGGTCTAGAATGAagctgattttgttttgttacataCCAAAAGTTGCAAAAAACTAGGTGTTCATGCAATATGTTCATATatacagacacacgcacacacacacacacacacacacacacacacacacacacacacacacacacacacacacacacacacacaccttgtcgGGCGACGATGAGGCTGGCTATGCAGTCAGGGACGCTGGTGCCGGCTGCCAGAAAAGTGATGCCCATGAGGACTTCTGGGATTCCAAGTGTGTTGCTGATTATGGTCACCTGCACAGAGAGACAAGGGGAAGAGgcagtgtatatgtgtgtgtttgtgtgtgtgtgtatgtgtgtgtgtgtgtgtgtgtgtgtgtgtgtgtgtgtgtgtgtgtgtgtgtgtgtgtgtgtgtgtgtgtgtgtgtgtgtgtgtgtgtgtgtgtgccggtgCATTAGTTTCCTACCATCCAGACCATGAGGTAGGAGTAGAGCGCTATCCAGAGCGTGGATGACAGGAAGCTGAGCAGGTACCAGCGCTCCCACCGCGGCAGGCTGCAGTCGGGGATGGTGAAGTACAGCAGGACGCTCAAGGGCCAGGAGAGCAGCCACTTCAGGCGCAGACACACACCGTCTGAGGAaattatgaaaacacacacatacaatcacACAAGTTTCCCACAGGGATCATTACAGATTCATCTAAACTCCTAAATTATTGATGTGCCACGGCCTGCATCATCCCTTTTTGATTAGCTTCATTAGCAATGAATCCATGTAAAGACCCTGAAGAACAGTGAGGATAGAGCCTGTTTCTTTACAGTAGCCTCAGTGATGCTAGTCTGAGCTATCAGTGACAAACATTACGTGTTACTAGAGTTGTTACAACTGGGGGGAGGCTTCAATTAGATATTTTAACACATAAAAAGGTGGTGGTAGAGGTTTGTTTGCCATTTACTTGATTGAAATTTgcagaaaatgtcctttttttcgTATTTGGTCTGGCAAATTAAGTTTGAGGAGTCAAAGAATATAACAGTGGAGTCATTAATTACATCAATTCAGCATCTGTCTGAGTTCATTTGCATAGTGTTTTAATAAAGGGAGTCTCTCTTCATTCCTACTAAATAAGATTTAAGCAACAGGTCGACTTCAGTACAGCAGGTTTGACTTGGTATGAGGTGTCAATGTGCAGGAGCTGTCATAGCAGCACGCGTCTGTTAGTTACTGAGAAATGGCGCATAAaatattaacatatttattctaaaataacgaatacaatcatttatttcttgTATATCAATGAAATCTCTACTTTTGTTCCACACTCACCTGGCACAACGAAGGGTTTTAAAGGAGCgtcgtcgtcctcctcctctccttcctcctgctcctgctcctcctcctcctcctcctcttcctcttttggCTGTGCTCCGCCTgtctctccctccgtctctttACCCCTCTCACCCTCCAGCGGGTGCCTGTCGCCCTCAGTCGCCGCCCCGTTCTCCCTACCCCACGCCCCGTTAGCACCCAGACCTTCCTCCCCTGATGCTCCCCCCTCCACTGGGCCACCCCGGGCCTGAAtcagcctctgcctctgtggGAGGGAGGAAGTGAGGGTGAAATCAGAGAACAGACAGAAGGAAATGAATCGAGAGGACATGAGGAACAAGATTCATGGGACTGAGGCTAACATGATGAGGAGTGGCAGCAGGAGCAATCAGGCAGCAAGGCACGTCCTCACATTCACCAGAGGGGATTTAAAGCATTGATCGGGGGGGGGCATGCTCAAGCACTGGGGCAGCACACTTTAATTTATTACTAGAAATGGCAAGCACACATGCAGGAGCGCAGAGAGAGACGAAGCTAATTTGGAGATTGAGTTCTCGTCTGCTTTTGTGTCTGGGATAATATCAGGCATTAGGCAGCAGTCAGGAGtcggtgtgtgtctgtggcagcAAACAGGAGGTTGTTTAATATGAACATCTATCTTACCACCTTTCAGCCTGAAAATGTGCTTTGGGAAGTGTCTTGATATAAATAACAATCCAaatttaacatttcaatatgGCAACAAAAACATCTCACTGAGGTCTGTCGTTGTATATGTTAAACTGGGTCAGCTAgtttagaacaacagatgtttTCCACTTATTGTCAACATAATGAATACTGTTTATTCAGAAATACCCTTTTTCCATGTAATAAACATATTACAGGCCCCCCAAAACGTTTATGCTACACCTTGTGAAGCTGCAGAGACTCTGGTAAGTTTAAATGTTGCAACCTCAAACTTAGGAGCAGGTTTACAGTAGCAGCTGGTGCAACTCAGTTTATCTATGTACCTTTATTTTTCAACTGATCCCTACATTTCCGTTAACTTAACTGAAAAGTCCcatattgctttttaaaataatgcacaTGCTCATTTAAATACCCACCAACCGAGCCGAATAGAACCAGGGGAACTTGAGTTTATGTGAAGGGTGCGAGGGCGTGCAGTGTACCTCGCTGATGACCATGCGTCCTGCCATGCACAGGCGGGTGAAGGGGGGGAAATGCGGGGTGATGAGAAGACGGAGGCTTGCCTCTGAGAAGGAGAGCTGGTGGGGGTGCAGGTTCAGCAGCTCATCTACCATCACCACCCCGGAGTCCTGGCCGGCCACCACACAGGAATCTGGGGAGAGTTTGGAAAGATGTGCGGAGGTTAGCAGGAGCACACATCGGTGGGGAGGAGAGGATAGTGTAACCCTAACGTACCTCTAGGCACAGGCATTTCATGTTTCAGTCTTTTTGGCAAGGGCGtgaggttttttattttattttggaaagtCAACCTTAGCTCCCGTAATAAATCTATATACAAAACAATTGAAATCAATCGAAATCAATGATGTTGTTAATCATTGAGATATCCCAGACTGTGTCAAAACTCCCTAGCATTTAATATACaacaaataattacatttctgtttcttaGGTTAGGTGTTAAAGGGTTAAATCCTGACAATATGCATGAATCTCTGGTAGTCATGAACAGAACTTAAGGTAATTGAAAGTTGTGGAAGtggaaaatattattaatacatgCGTCCTCTAATGACAAGTGCAACTTTTTGAAAGGGATGCAGAAGGATTTATGAACAGATGGTAAATGAAAGACAACAAGACAAAGAGGACAGAGCAAAAAAAGGAGGTCCAGTTCTATTTCAGTGTGATGGTAATCCAGAGGGGAACCAAAATGGGTTTGACGTGCAGCCTGAAGTGTGTCAGTAGGTCCGCTGAACGCTGctcagagagagatggagactTTTTGATGTGATGGATGAACACGTACAAACACGAGCTCCTGCACCTGGCTTCAGCGGCACCATGTCGTTGTCACAGTCTCCGATGTTCCCGACAGCCGTCCCCCGTCGCAGGCTGCTGAGACACGGCTGACCCGCCCTGCTGCAGTGTCTCTCCACCCAGCTGCACAGAGATCTGTtgaacctacacacacacacacacacacacacacacacacacacacacacacacacacacacacacacacacacacacacacgcacacacacacacacacacacacacacacacacacagatgttgtgTCTTTGGTGGAAAAGAACGTGTGGTGGCTTAATACCAGCAGGATGGAAATGTGAGACTCACTTCATGATGATTATGTAGACTCCATACATGGACATCAGGATGATGGTCTCCCACCTGACACATGCCAACACgcagataaaaaaatacaaaagtcatCACAGCGACAGTCAGCTAACATGCCAACTGAGATATTAACACACAGCTGAGGCTGCTGacttgtaaaaacaaaaatcacagtCTCACCACATGACCTTTTCATCGTAGATCACCTGCAAGTAGAACAAATAAATACCTTGATTACACCTTTACATATCTTAGCAAAGGAACATTGGATTGATGAGCTAATATTATCAAATATGTCACAAATAATAACAGTATTAGCTTATCGGACTTGCGGGATAGAGAATAAATATTGGCCTCAAAAGTCAGTAATGCATTGATAATGTAGGAAGCTAAGAGAGTCTCTCTAAAGTGAATAACCACACTCCCTTGTGTACAAACATGAAACCTTTTTACTCATGTTTTCAATCAGAGACATAACATACTCTCGTACAATCCTACACACTGTCCATTTGAAAGAAGAAATAAAGGTTATTTCTGGAGAATTTCTCACCAGGATAAGCACCAATATGGACAGGATGTAGAAGATAGCATCCCGAAACAAAGGCCACCAGCTCAGAGTGATGGGCTggaaagagaggacacacatttccatttatcAAGCAAATGGTGTAAGATAGAATCATGTGGAAGAAAGcttcaaagtatttatttgcttttatttataatgagTTTTGTTAGTTCAGAAAATGTGATATTTGTCGTCCCTTTTAGCTGTACCTGTCCAGCGAAGATGCCGCAGAGGCCGATGATGACGAGGATGTTAAAGACAGCTGAGCCCACGATTGTTCCCACACCCACGTCTCCTTTTGTAATAAACACCCCTAAACACACAGAACCAGTAGATCAAGCTATAAATCATCCTGAATAGTGTTCTAGTTtcttacatttctaaaacattaacattttgtgCTGTATGAGTGTGAACCAGACTTCTAGTGGATtccttttcattatttgtgaatatattgttattttaagcaTAAAGTGTAAtaactgtgtttctgtgtttgccAAAGTTGGAGAGTCTGATGTGAGCATTTATATCCTGGaccagaaaatgtaaaaaaacaaaacaaaacacatttaagaaagGAATTTGTGCAATAGGCCAACATTTTCCAACACTTTGATCAACAATCCCTTTTGTTGAAATTTCCCCTCAAAAACTGCGATCTTATCCATGCCAATGTCTGTTcttaacagtgtgtttgttttaaaactaaaactctAAAGTTTCACATAGGCCTGAGGCCACATTTACTGAAACCCTAATGattgtggaaaaataaaaccctTGACAACATCTGGATCATTCAAGTGAGTTGCAGGTGAGCTGGCATGCCATCAAGCAAATGAGACGGCTCTTTTCATGTCTAATTAACCCTTGAAATCAGCGCCTCTGCCAAAAACAGGTGAACATGCGTGATTGCGGGTAATTGTAGCGCTAATGGAGCAATCATTGGGATAAGCCATTAGAGAGATTAATTGATTAACGATTGTCATACTGACCAATTAGAGATGTGAAGAGCTCGGGGGCGGAGCTTCCAGCTGCCATGAAAGTTGCCCCGGCAACATCCTGGCTGAGCTGAAGGTTCTGGAGTTGAGACACAtaaacagtaagaaaaaaagCAGTCTAAAGGTTAGGAGTTAAAACTAACAAGACTTTATGAAACATCTAACTGCTGACTATTGTTTTCTAGCTCAAAACTATATGATATGGCTTACATATCTCTATTTAGtgattaaatatgttgttaGTTCATACCTCTGATATCTTTTCCAGTGATGGCACAAAGTAAACATCACACACGATCGCCAGCGCATAAAACATGTAGATAGCCTGAGAAACACAGGAGACACGTTATTGGCAACATGGAGCATGCAAGCGTGTCTGTCAGAGTTTAATGcaacacaaatgtatgtttatttaacagTCATTGACTATCCCAGAGTCAGctattccactacatttcatCAGCTATCCCTGGACAGATCAATCCCAAAAAGTACAGtttccatttaaaaacagtggaTTATCAGAAGTTTAGTACTTTTTAGACATAGTCTTATGACTGGTTATTTTAGTCAGGGATAACACTTCCTGATAGACTtttactgattgattgattgattgattgattgaaattGTATTCCTAAATTTCCTAAATGTTGTCTTCATGCAGAGCTGATACTCACACAGAGAACATGAAGGAGCACCGctccttgtctcctctgctgcagagTGAAGATGTCTTCAGGAAAATCACTGATGGCTGGAAAAGAGATTGACAGAGAGTAACTTAATGATGTATAAAATGAGGAATATCCCTAAATGCAGTATTTATAAAAATCCCCAAGATCCAGCCTCTCAAATGTGTTGCTCTTATGTTTCCCCATTGGCCATTTATCACTTTGAGGTtcgattttaaaatgtaactttttaaaTAGATATAGCAAAGTGATGCACTTTAGGGAGTTGTTGCAGATTTCAAACTCTGACAGGGGCCACAGGTGTTTAGAGGACGCTGAAAACTAAAGGTGAtgattgttttgcttttttttttaaacagaagtGAAAGGAGAGGTTGAGAGGTGTACAACTGAACACTGATCAAGACGTTTTTTGTTCAactttcatgaactgaaaactCACTGAGTTTCCTATTTGCAGAACACCTAAACTGGACAACACCATGGCACGACTTGTCTATGACAAGGTAGCCATGTTTCTAAAACAAACCCTGCTTCATAGCCTTAGTTACTCTAAATGGGACcattgtttataaaataaacatcatactgtatttaagatgACTTGGAACTAGTTTAATTGAGACAAAGGCGTCACGGAAAGGTTTAGTTAGTTAATAAATCATGTGAGAAATTACGGACAAAGTAAGCAATGTGCTGACTGCCTCTGGTTTCAAGAACAAATTATTGCCATTTTTAATGGATTAATGGAGGGAAATGATGAATAGTTTaatcaacaataaagataatCCTAATTCAAAGTTGAACCCTGATCTACAGCTGCaacttaaaaatatttgtaatggtttttattattttaccgTGTGTTTGTTCTATACAATTTACTTATTATAAGTCCGAGGTgatgtcttttaaaatatttgttttgcctGACCGTGAGCCAAACATAGTGATTTTTTATACGATAGGaatagagaaaagcagcaaaactCCACATTAAagaggctgaaaacaacatgttcaCTTTCTAGTAAAGATAATTGATTAGTCAACTAATATTTGAGGCATACCCTGAACCTCCAGTCacgtgtatgtgcatgtgtgaaatgtgagtgtgtgtgtgtgtgtgtgtgtgtgtgtgtgtgtgtgtgtgtgtgtgtgtgtgtgtgtgtgtgtgtgtgctttgttggATGTGTGCAGGTTGTATCCCCTAGCAACAAAGTCCGAGGCAGACTCGAGGTTAAAGTGGTGCCACAGTCATGTGACAACACCAGATGAGTTTCattataatttagtttttcGCCCCTTTACTTTGAACTTGTGACTTCACAATGTCCCTCTAGCCATCTACACTCAGCTTTCTGTACTGGCATTATCTTTCAGCTCTTTAAATAAAGCCAGAGACTGAAAAAAGGACATCTTTCCGATGCATCTAAGTTTGCTGCGTTAGACGATGCATCAAACCCCCCCTCTAACATCCTTTAAGGCAGTGATTTGTTAGACTGCACATATGCCAGGATTCACTGCGCAATAAAAAGGAGCTTTCATTATGAGGCAgcccaaaacaacaataacttgGTAAGCAGCCTCCCGAGTGACAATCTGATTTATTTGTGCCACAGGAATTACAAAACCTCTTCTGAAGATAAAGGAATCAAATGTGAGTGAAACTAAAGTGGATGAGATAGTTAGAGGACTATAACATGCATCATGTGCAGGGATTGAGACACACATGGTGAGATAATATGACAACCTGCCACATGCTTTTGTTTGCACACAgattaaattgaatatttgtATCACAAGGAACAAGATGGTGCTCTTGAAAATAACAATATGGCAATAAGATAAACATATCTTTGAGGCTTTAGAGAAAAGAATCTCTTCATCTCACATCAGACTGTAAGATGCTGCCACACGAAAACAGAACAGCCGAACAGAACAAGCACACACAGCGATGAGAGGCTACCGATCAGCAGGTCATTACGACAGGGCAGCACTTTGAACAGCTCCAGATGCAGACGCCATCCAACCACTAATTCAGCATTCAGTTTCCTAGCAACCGGGTCCTCCTCAAAGGCCTAACTGTGTTTAAACATCGAGATGTGCCGAGTTTGAAGACATGAAGGATGAGGAGGAGCCGAGACATAGAACTATACATGGAGAAGatttaaatcaaatacatttacaagaGATGGGACAGTGTaggcgtgcacacacacacacacacacacacacacacacacacacacacacacacacacacacacacacacacacagaggtattACTAAGAATCATTACAGTGATTACATTACTGCAAAACTTAAATGTAGACCTAATGGTTCAACTCAACACCTTTAATAGTTcatagtattttttattttaagagtaAATGATCGCTCCTTTGTCATAGGCCGCACACAACTGTATCCACAAACAAACACGATAATATGTCTCACCAGATTTAGTAATAAGCTCAGTCAGATTGCTGTCTTCTTCTTGCTGGGTGAGCTCCCTCTTGGAGATTTCAAGATCCACAGTCGGTGCATGGGAACCTAAAAAGAGGGATTGACATAATGTAACACATAATAGGCTATTGTACTCTTTACATGATTGTAGTAAGTTTACCCAACtttatggtatttattttagttttaaggaATGCAACTCACTGCAATGCAACATGTTTATAATGTGATTTGAATGATAGATAAAACAAGGAATGGATGAGTTATAGTTAAGGTAGGCTATatgaaataatgacatttttatgtaAAACGCACCTGAAACATGATTCAGGTTAAAGATCCAGGCGGCTACGAGCAGACCGACTCCACAGACGCAGAACCGGGGGAGGAGCGGCGTCTGCCTCGGTCTCCTCGGCGCCTTCATCCCGCCAGCCGACGCCGCTCGCCGGCTCTCCGCTCAGAACATCCCGCCTCACACAGCCGCTCCTGTCACCGTCGTGCACACTGGATCTAACTGGCCTATTGATGATTTTTTTCTCCCGATTTATCGTTTTTCAGCTATCACTGTACAGGAGGGGGTTAGATGGGTCTGGCCTGTTATCAGCATCACGAGTCAGCACCAGCGCAGCATCCGCAACCAGGAGCTCAAAccagcagacacacaaagagcCATGAGCCAGATCAGATATCAAAACATCTCTGAATTCAGACCGTCCTCCCGTCCCTCCTGCTGCCCAACATCAGAATCCCCTCTATATGAGTATCCGTGcgggagggagggtgggagtGCTCTCCTCAAGTCACAGACAAGACCACCAGAGAGCGCCTTCTGCGGGGAGGGGCGACTGGAGAGCAGAGACACACTTTTACTGGAGcatgcttttcaaaaatatgaatgGTGCTTTGCAATATTTATAATGCCGTGGTGGAACTGGAAGACTGACCTGGTAATAAAAAACGTGATAGATAAACTGTGAGTGTCAGTAGAGGAATGCTTGTAACATGTTTGGGTCCCTGAACTTGTGTTACATCAATATTAAATCAGTAAACACttaattttattattacaaatagCGTGTTTCCAAGATATTCAGATATATCACACATTTAATCTCAAATACAATCAGTTTTGTTGCTATAACATACCATACAGGGGTCATTTGTAAGAACAAGAAGGATGAATTGAAAATGAGATGAGTCTATGCTAGCCAAATAGTTTGCAAAGGACAAAAATTACTTCAATTGAACTTTTAAAACCCTTTAGGGATGACTGTTGTCTACAACGATCAGCTGTCGAGGTTTTAACTCTTTTGAATAATCTCAAAATATGTACACGTGTCATTATGGGTTAGGGGCTACACACTTCCACACACTTCAGTCACTGTTGGATGCATTGTGGTATGAAACGAGCAGTGAGGAAATACCCCTCATgttgtatctttatttttcacagttttataaTTGTAGTTTACAGTTCAATAATCCAATTATAGACTTGGCCTATTAGATGACTTTCATAGCTGAAAATCTGCTTTTTTGCCTCGAGATGAAAGCTATGAAATTTCACATGAAAGGTCAGAAATGAGTTTTGTGAGACATGAAATTTatcttaacatttaaatgtcatccTTGTAGACCAAAGTGTTTCTGTTACAATCATCTCTCTGTTAGTCCCACCCTGGGCTCCTTACTGAGTGATGGTCTTATTGATAGACTTGAAATAGTTCTTGGAAAATTCTcacaaaataactaaaaactCATCTCTTCGCTTCCTTTTATTCAAGTGTTTATTCAATGCTCACATGGCCATACGTACATGCAATGATTTATTGGTTGCTGGAACCGTTTTCCACACTGGCCACAAAAAGATCCCTttgtaaaactatttttatGGAAGTAGTGCTGCTTCTGTACAAAAACTAGTTAGATACCAGTGTGAAACCAGTATTCATTGGTTAATGTCTGGTCATTTTGTGTGATAGTCGTTTCTCAAAACTGAATTTTTACAAAACATAGGTTCAAGcaacacctttttttaatgaaaactacatttttcatcttcttCAAAACCAATGAAGAAActaaaaatgttcaattaagttttgttgatatatatatatgttccAATTCACGGATTTCCAAGCCCTGCTAAATAAGACTTTTACTGttatcatttctaaaatgtaacctaacaatacaaagaaaaacttaaaaaatgcagatggtttacagaaataaaatatttaaaataatcccctcataaaacacaaacaatataaaaggaGATCAAGTGTTTATAAAAGGAGCGTCAGGTTCAAATTGGAGGTAAGGCCCCATAATGCACACTGTAGTAGGGCTGAAGCATCAGGCGTGTGCCGCTCCACAAGGTGTTGATGGAAAAAACGTTTCCTGTTAAGCTTCCTGAAGCCACAAAACCCAGAACagtgaggaagaagatgaagagcaGAAATAATCCTGCTCTCTGGAAGGCTGTCTCGAAGGTACGTGCCCACCTTAGACAAAGGAGAAAGACGCAtgagcaaagagagagaagcaTGATTCAGAGCTGCTCTATGATGTGAAACTGAACTACCTTTTGGTCTGACGGTCTTCTGGGAGACTCAGAGGTTTCAGCGGCTCCTCAGCCTCAAATTCCTCCTGCGCACACACAACCAGAGACAACTCCTCATTTCTACATCTAAATCCAGATCTAGGTTTTGTACTGGCACACTCTAGTGGTCACTagatatataataaatatacactCAGGTCGCTGCTTATAGGATTTTTTGAAGATAGAGCTGCAATATTTGCAGAAAAATTATATCAACCACTGTTCTGAAAATCAATTAATCATTAATATGTAATTTATGAAACACAAAAGGCAGAACATGTTTTCAGCCTCACTAATATGGACATATCCTGCTTCTCAAACTGAATAGCAAATTCAACTCAATATCTCttggttttggactgacaaaacaaaacaattaaagacATCACCCTGGACTTTGGGAGACTGGGATTGATATGTTTCACCATTTTCTGACGTTTTATAGAACAACCAATAATCTGGATAATAAATGGCCAATTGCATCGGGAGATAATTGTTAGTTACAGCCCTTATAGTAGGACTGCACTCGTTTTAACCAGGCATAAACAGTATCAGAAGGATTTGTCATGGTCTTAGGAGGTCATACATGTCTGAGATCTGCAGAGGCTGTGATGCTGGGTTTCACTTCAGGCGAGAAggccagcagctgcagctcctctgcgAAGGAAAGAGGGGGGCGGAGtgcttcctcctttttttccatcaGGTCATTCACAATGgtgctggagacaaacagaagaCACATGACTCAGTGTACGTCATGATATTCATTTTAAGCCGGGGATATTTTTGTCAGGGTTACAATGAGGCTGTGTCCCGTCTGTCCTCCAGCTGCTCTCCCAGCTCCTGGTTCATCTGCCTGAGACACTGGAGCAGAGAAAGGAGATCAAAGAACAACTCATCACAGGAAGACGTCACAGCCACATGTGACATAATGTTTACCTCTATGATGTTGAagttctctttgtttaattccTCTGAGTACTTCAACTGCAAGTTTTTctatcacaaacacacatgagaaATAATAagatttcaattaaataataaaagaaaacatttcatgatAAGCCTGATGAACTCCAAAGAGAAAGATACATAATGTAGAATTAAGTCTTGACTTTTTAGTCTCCCTTTTACTGACGTCTGTGCTCCTACCTTATGAATATCATCATCCCTATTCTGCAGCCCAAGCTCAGCCTCCTCCAATCTACGCTAAATAAACGAACAACAGAACATATCAGGAGCTGTTATACAACCCAACAGGACTAATGTGAAAGTGTGAAGGGCAGTGTTtaacaactaaataaaaaaacatcggtttacaaactctcacacaAATTGTGTAGTTTGTCACTGAAGTCTGATTTGTTCATATGCTCACTACTTCCCAAACACATTTTGCTTAACACTTTAACAATACTTTGCCCAAACAGAACTGACAGAGATGGCTGGGGCACCTGCCCAAGACTCTCAATTGTTGCAGTCTATGTTCAATGTGAAGAAGTTTTATTCAAGAACTCGTGGTAACATAAGGTGAGTAATTGATATGCAAATTATATTATTTGGGGTGGAGTATTCCTTTAACAAGAATAATGAAATATCTCCAAGTTGAATCCATGGTGTTACCTTCATGGATAGAAGTGAAACCCTGTTCTTCTCCAAACTGATCTtgtcctgctctctctcttgctGGAGGGTCTCGAGCTGAAAGTCAGAAAGACTTGTGGCACCACTTCTGATTGAAGTATATGACGACAGATTCAAGTTGCTATGATAAAATTAACAACCATCATACCTCTACAAGTAGCTTCTTGTTCTGCTCCTTCATAATGGCTGATTCCttctcctgcacacacaaaaaacaacaacaaggaggTTTGCCTTGAGATACTAGAAACATCTCTACAACCTGGAGTAAAGACACAATTACAAAATATGAGGAAGTAAAGA
The DNA window shown above is from Eleginops maclovinus isolate JMC-PN-2008 ecotype Puerto Natales chromosome 23, JC_Emac_rtc_rv5, whole genome shotgun sequence and carries:
- the slc24a6a gene encoding sodium/potassium/calcium exchanger 3 — its product is MKAPRRPRQTPLLPRFCVCGVGLLVAAWIFNLNHVSGSHAPTVDLEISKRELTQQEEDSNLTELITKSAISDFPEDIFTLQQRRQGAVLLHVLCAIYMFYALAIVCDVYFVPSLEKISENLQLSQDVAGATFMAAGSSAPELFTSLIGVFITKGDVGVGTIVGSAVFNILVIIGLCGIFAGQPITLSWWPLFRDAIFYILSILVLILVIYDEKVMWWETIILMSMYGVYIIIMKFNRSLCSWVERHCSRAGQPCLSSLRRGTAVGNIGDCDNDMVPLKPDSCVVAGQDSGVVMVDELLNLHPHQLSFSEASLRLLITPHFPPFTRLCMAGRMVISERQRLIQARGGPVEGGASGEEGLGANGAWGRENGAATEGDRHPLEGERGKETEGETGGAQPKEEEEEEEEEQEQEEGEEEDDDAPLKPFVVPDGVCLRLKWLLSWPLSVLLYFTIPDCSLPRWERWYLLSFLSSTLWIALYSYLMVWMVTIISNTLGIPEVLMGITFLAAGTSVPDCIASLIVARQGMGDMAVSNSIGSNIFDVLLGLGFPWALRTLIVSYGSVVTINSKGLVYSVILLLASVILTVLCVHLNSWKLDRRLGFCLILLYAIFFLCSVGFERL
- the LOC134860201 gene encoding uncharacterized protein LOC134860201 isoform X2; this encodes MEMDAKEEDMKLKEMREKMEELEHSLTQQRDRNYKLNDWLDVAEDDLAILRPENILLRKQVKALEKSSSEVQLVEAEPRRSLLDEELDAQRWSENKIQKLEKESAIMKEQNKKLLVELETLQQEREQDKISLEKNRVSLLSMKKNLQLKYSEELNKENFNIIECLRQMNQELGEQLEDRRDTASFTIVNDLMEKKEEALRPPLSFAEELQLLAFSPEVKPSITASADLRHEEFEAEEPLKPLSLPEDRQTKRWARTFETAFQRAGLFLLFIFFLTVLGFVASGSLTGNVFSINTLWSGTRLMLQPYYSVHYGALPPI
- the LOC134860201 gene encoding mitotic spindle assembly checkpoint protein MAD1-like isoform X1, coding for MEMDAKEEDMKLKEMREKMEELEHSLTQQRDRNYKLNDWLDVAEDDLAILRPENILLRKQVKALEKSSSEVQLVEAEPRRSLLDEELDAQRWSENKIQKLEKESAIMKEQNKKLLVELETLQQEREQDKISLEKNRVSLLSMKRRLEEAELGLQNRDDDIHKKNLQLKYSEELNKENFNIIECLRQMNQELGEQLEDRRDTASFTIVNDLMEKKEEALRPPLSFAEELQLLAFSPEVKPSITASADLRHEEFEAEEPLKPLSLPEDRQTKRWARTFETAFQRAGLFLLFIFFLTVLGFVASGSLTGNVFSINTLWSGTRLMLQPYYSVHYGALPPI